Proteins encoded in a region of the Zea mays cultivar B73 chromosome 2, Zm-B73-REFERENCE-NAM-5.0, whole genome shotgun sequence genome:
- the LOC103646585 gene encoding receptor kinase-like protein Xa21, with the protein MAKNHKSKAYYQHRGMVPGVLDSKSPSHRHAHFLLCSIFILISSNTATLSSAQASNRSEDDRQALLCFKSGLSGNSAGVLGSWSNDSLNFCKWEGVTCSTAIPIRVASLKLRSVQLRGKLSSCVANLTSLVQMDLSNNSISGEIPDEIGSLPLLQTLILSKNLLSGTIPPEIGKLVSLTKLAMDQNMLSGIIPWTIGNLSNLVVLALSTNSLSGEIPARIGYLPQLIQLYLDDNTLSGRIPAQLVQCTRLAMLNLSVNSLNGSIPSEILSISSLSLGLDLSNNNLIGTIPSQIGKLINLGLLNVSSNKLSGEIPSELGQCVLLLSLQMEGNMLDGVIPQSLNTLKGIQHMDLSENILSGQIPDFFENFSTLDYLNLSYNRLEGPIPTSGIFTNSNAVMLEGNKALCQQIDIFALPICHITSARERKINERLLLITVPPVIIALLSFLCVLTTVTKGRITQPSESYRETMKKVSYGDILKATNWFSPVNRISSSHTASVYIGRFQFDTDLVAIKVFHLDEQGSLNSFLAECEVLKHTRHRNLIQAITLCSTVDFENNEFKALVYEFMANGSLDMWIHPRQDQRSPTRVLSLGQRISIVADVASALDYMHNQLTPPLIHCDLKPSNVLLDYDMTSRIGDFGSAKFLSSSLNSTPEGLVGASGTIGYIAPEYGMGCKISTGGDVYGFGVLLLEMLTAKRPTDTLFGNDLSLHKYVDLAFPNKINEILDPKMPHEEDVVSTLCMQRYIIPLVEIGLMCSMESPNGRPGMRDVYAKLEAIKEAFVETF; encoded by the exons ATGGCAAAAAATCACAAATCAAAAGCATACTATCAGCATAGAGGCATGGTTCCTGGGGTTCTTGATTCGAAATCTCCATCTCATCGCCATGCACACTTCCTTCTGTGCAGCATCTTCATATTAATCTCCTCCAACACAGCAACGCTATCATCAGCGCAGGCCAGCAATAGGTCAGAGGATGACCGGCAAGCCCTCCTTTGCTTCAAGTCTGGTCTCTCCGGGAACTCTGCTGGTGTCCTAGGATCATGGAGCAACGACTCACTGAACTTCTGCAAATGGGAAGGGGTCACCTGCAGCACGGCCATCCCAATCCGCGTGGCATCCTTGAAGCTAAGGTCAGTGCAACTCAGAGGAAAACTATCAAGTTGCGTAGCAAATCTTACTTCCCTAGTGCAGATGGATCTCTCAAACAATTCGATTtctggggagatacctgatgaaatAGGTTCACTACCCCTACTTCAGACTCTAATCCTCTCGAAGAACCTCCTATCAGGAACTATACCACCTGAGATAGGAAAACTTGTGAGTCTCACAAAACTTGCCATGGACCAAAACATGCTTTCAGGAATCATTCCCTGGACTATTGGGAATTTATCAAATTTGGTTGTCCTGGCACTGTCCACAAACAGCTTGTCAGGTGAAATCCCAGCCAGAATTGGCTATCTCCCTCAACTGATCCAGCTTTACCTGGATGACAATACGTTATCTGGACGCATACCAGCACAACTAGTGCAGTGCACAAGGTTGGCTATGTTAAATTTATCAGTCAATAGCCTTAATGGATCCATACCAAGTGAAATCCTCAGTATTTCTTCGCTTTCTTTGGGGTTGGACTTATCAAACAACAATCTTATAGGAACAATACCATCACAGATTGGAAAACTGATCAATCTTGGCTTACTGAATGTTTCCAGCAACAAGTTATCTGGTGAAATACCATCTGAACTTGGGCAGTGTGTTTTATTGTTATCCCTTCAGATGGAAGGCAACATGCTCGATGGGGTTATTCCACAGTCTCTCAATACACTGAAGGGCATACAACACATGGATCTCTCTGAAAACATCTTATCTGGTCAAATTCCAGATTTCTTCGAGAACTTCAGTACCTTAGATTATCTTAATCTATCATACAACAGACTAGAAGGACCAATTCCAACCAGTGGTATCTTCACAAATTCTAATGCAGTCATGTTAGAAGGTAACAAGGCGTTATGTCAACAAATTGACATATTTGCATTGCCGATCTGCCACATCACATCTGCAAGAGAAAGAAAAATTAATGAACGCCTACTGCTGATAACAGTTCCACCAGTTATTATCGCTTTGTTGTCATTTTTATGTGTTCTTACCACTGTTACGAAGGGAAGAATAACCCAGCCATCTGAAAGCTACAGAGAGACAATGAAGAAGGTGTCTTATGGAGACATTCTTAAAGCTACCAATTGGTTTTCTCCAGTCAACAGGATCAGCTCAAGTCATACAGCATCAGTCTACATAGGTAGGTTTCAGTTTGATACAGACCTTGTTGCCATCAAGGTATTTCATCTTGACGAGCAAGGTTCGCTCAATAGCTTTTTGGCAGAGTGTGAAGTGCTAAAACATACCCGCCATCGCAATCTCATTCAAGCAATTACTTTGTGCTCGACAGTTGATTTTGAGAACAATGAATTTAAAGCTCTAGTATACGAATTCATGGCAAATGGTAGCTTGGACATGTGGATACACCCAAGGCAAGACCAACGTAGCCCTACGAGGGTGTTAAGTTTAGGTCAAAGGATTAGTATTGTTGCAGATGTAGCTTCTGCTCTTGATTATATGCACAACCAATTGACACCTCCATTGATTCACTGTGATTTGAAGCCTAGCAATGTTTTGTTGGATTATGACATGACCTCGCGCATTGGGGATTTTGGGTCAGCAAAATTTCTCTCTTCAAGTCTTAATAGTACCCCAGAAGGGTTGGTTGGAGCCTCAGGAACCATTGGATATATCGCACCTG AATATGGGATGGGATGCAAAATCTCAACCGGTGGTGATGTTTATGGTTTTGGGGTATTATTGCTAGAAATGCTCACAGCAAAGCGACCAACTGACACACTGTTTGGTAATGACCTCAGCCTTCATAAGTATGTAGACTTAGCATTCCCAAACAAAATTAATGAGATTTTAGATCCCAAAATGCCACATGAGGAGGATGTTGTTTCTACCCTTTGCATGCAAAGATATATCATACCGTTGGTTGAAATTGGCCTTATGTGTTCCATGGAATCACCAAATGGTAGACCAGGAATGCGAGATGTTTATGCAAAACTTGAGGCCATCAAAGAGGCATTTGTCGAAACCTTTTGA